One window of Candidatus Baltobacteraceae bacterium genomic DNA carries:
- the rsgA gene encoding ribosome small subunit-dependent GTPase A codes for MAWICLDSETQPRLAQLRRQSGKRSMPVPGDVVHVRILEDDRTVVDRIEPRSFRLERRTVEGRSKTIAANVDMLVTVTALADPAPRLITLDQLLAFAELESIEAMVVLTKPDLADPGITRELHDLYSRLGYPSLIVNPKEGANVPALRRALEGRHALLCGNSGVGKSSIFRALGGQASVGNVSRHGMGRQTTTAARLYRLPAGFLIDSPGVNEFGLGRVAPAELVEGFREMRRPATTCRFSDCTHLREPDCGVKAAVAAGGIAESRYSSYERMLIESGTASGRVAP; via the coding sequence GTGGCGTGGATCTGTCTGGATTCCGAAACGCAGCCGCGCCTCGCGCAGCTGCGTCGTCAGAGCGGTAAACGCTCCATGCCGGTGCCCGGTGACGTGGTTCACGTCCGCATTTTGGAAGACGACCGGACGGTTGTCGACCGGATCGAACCGCGCAGCTTCCGACTCGAGCGCCGTACCGTCGAAGGCCGCAGCAAAACGATCGCGGCCAACGTCGACATGCTGGTCACGGTCACCGCGTTAGCCGATCCGGCACCGCGGCTGATTACTTTGGACCAATTACTGGCATTCGCCGAACTCGAATCAATCGAAGCCATGGTGGTACTGACAAAACCCGACCTCGCCGATCCCGGCATCACGCGCGAGCTGCACGATCTCTACTCGAGACTCGGATATCCGAGCCTGATCGTAAACCCAAAGGAAGGCGCGAACGTCCCGGCCTTGCGCCGAGCCCTCGAGGGCCGTCACGCGCTGCTTTGCGGGAACTCCGGCGTCGGGAAAAGCTCGATCTTCCGCGCGCTCGGCGGCCAGGCGAGTGTCGGGAACGTCTCGCGGCACGGCATGGGCCGCCAGACCACGACCGCGGCGCGCCTCTACCGCCTGCCCGCCGGCTTCCTTATAGATAGCCCGGGCGTCAACGAATTCGGGCTCGGCCGGGTCGCTCCGGCCGAGCTGGTCGAGGGCTTCCGCGAGATGCGCCGGCCGGCGACCACCTGCCGCTTTTCCGATTGCACCCACCTGCGCGAGCCGGACTGCGGTGTAAAGGCGGCCGTGGCCGCCGGAGGGATCGCCGAAAGCCGCTACAGCAGCTACGAACGCATGCTCATCGAGAGCGGCACGGCTTCGGGGCGAGTCGCGCCATAA
- the cdaA gene encoding diadenylate cyclase CdaA, with the protein MSWINALFGYVGITDVVDIVATSVLIYYVLLLIRGTRAVQMLTGLLVLAGLLGLANLMHLYLLGAILQFALVGAAVTIPIVFQPELRRALEQIGRGGLLHIGEETTDWMRREDKSITTLAHAAFLLSRNKLGGLIVIEQQSGLKEFVESGTVLNAELSAELVLALFMPRSPLHDGALIVRGNLVEAAGCFLPLAEQRLSERRVGTRHRAALGLTEQTDAVVIVISEESGAICIAREGRLSRPIEEETRLIKVLLAVTRPPRERRRFVRNDVISQLRSRLAPPKDKGNVRADHPKELRT; encoded by the coding sequence GTGTCCTGGATTAACGCGCTGTTCGGTTATGTCGGCATCACCGATGTCGTCGACATCGTCGCGACCAGCGTGCTCATCTACTACGTGCTTCTGCTGATCCGCGGGACGCGAGCGGTGCAAATGCTGACCGGCTTGCTGGTGCTGGCCGGCCTGCTCGGCTTGGCCAACCTGATGCACTTATATCTGCTCGGCGCGATTCTCCAGTTCGCGCTCGTCGGCGCCGCCGTCACGATTCCGATCGTCTTTCAGCCGGAGCTGCGGCGCGCGCTCGAGCAGATCGGGCGCGGCGGCTTGCTGCACATCGGCGAAGAAACGACCGACTGGATGCGGCGCGAGGACAAATCGATCACGACGCTCGCGCACGCGGCATTCCTGCTCTCGCGCAACAAGCTCGGCGGGTTAATCGTGATCGAGCAACAGAGCGGCCTCAAAGAATTCGTGGAGAGCGGAACCGTGCTCAACGCCGAGCTCTCCGCCGAGCTCGTGCTCGCGCTCTTCATGCCGCGTTCGCCGTTGCACGACGGCGCACTGATCGTGCGGGGGAACCTCGTCGAGGCCGCCGGCTGCTTCTTGCCGCTTGCCGAGCAGCGTCTCTCGGAACGCCGGGTGGGCACGCGCCATCGTGCGGCGCTGGGTCTGACCGAGCAGACCGATGCGGTCGTCATCGTGATTTCCGAGGAGAGCGGCGCGATCTGCATCGCGCGCGAAGGAAGGCTCTCGCGGCCGATCGAGGAGGAGACGCGTCTGATCAAGGTGCTGCTCGCCGTAACGCGTCCGCCGCGCGAACGCCGCCGCTTTGTGCGCAACGACGTCATCTCGCAATTGCGCTCACGGCTCGCACCGCCAAAAGACAAGGGAAACGTCCGTGCAGATCATCCGAAAGAACTTCGGACTTAA
- the glmM gene encoding phosphoglucosamine mutase, with protein sequence MRAHFGTDGVRGVANDDLTPELAFAIGRAGATALAHESERHRPVIVGRDTRLSGTMLEAAIVAGITSVGRDVLQVGIVPTPAVARITLAEEAAAGVMISASHNPIADNGIKFFGPDGFKLSDDLEHEIESLMERDDLPRPTGAGVGVARIAQNLGKHYYDELYETGVDLGGMRIVVDGAFGAAYAIAPYALRKLGADVIEINCDNDGARINVECGATHLGPLQAEVERARARNDRPVVGVAFDGDADRALFVDESGAIVSGDHVMYAIGRLLHERGELTHDTIVGTVMSNIGFERALARVGLTLIRTAVGDRYVLERMQAGGFVLGGEQSGHVIDLRRNTTGDGPMTAVTLFGIMCEKNVRLHDLVREVVVAPQVLVNVRTPHKGVLDVQEVREAIVRAESALAGTGRLLIRPSGTEPLIRVMAEGDDRETIERIAGDLARRIEQAAAVL encoded by the coding sequence GTGAGGGCGCACTTCGGCACGGATGGCGTGCGCGGCGTCGCGAACGACGATTTGACGCCGGAGCTCGCCTTTGCGATCGGACGGGCCGGCGCAACGGCGCTGGCGCACGAGAGCGAACGGCACCGGCCGGTGATCGTCGGCCGCGACACACGGCTGTCCGGAACGATGCTCGAGGCTGCAATCGTGGCGGGCATTACCTCGGTTGGACGCGACGTGCTGCAAGTCGGAATCGTGCCGACACCGGCCGTTGCGCGCATCACCCTGGCGGAGGAGGCGGCGGCGGGCGTGATGATCAGCGCCTCACACAATCCGATCGCCGACAACGGAATCAAATTCTTCGGCCCCGACGGATTCAAGCTTTCCGACGATCTCGAACACGAGATCGAGTCCCTTATGGAACGCGACGATCTGCCGCGTCCCACCGGAGCAGGCGTCGGGGTTGCACGGATCGCTCAAAACCTCGGCAAGCACTATTACGACGAACTCTACGAAACGGGCGTCGATCTGGGCGGCATGCGGATCGTGGTGGACGGCGCGTTCGGAGCAGCGTACGCCATCGCGCCGTATGCGCTGCGCAAACTCGGCGCCGACGTGATCGAAATCAATTGCGACAACGACGGTGCGCGGATCAACGTCGAGTGCGGTGCCACGCACCTGGGTCCGCTGCAGGCCGAAGTCGAGCGGGCACGAGCGCGGAACGATCGGCCCGTGGTCGGCGTCGCGTTCGACGGTGATGCCGATCGTGCGCTCTTCGTCGACGAGAGCGGCGCGATCGTTTCCGGCGATCACGTGATGTACGCGATCGGACGTTTGTTGCACGAGCGCGGCGAGCTCACGCACGATACGATCGTCGGGACGGTGATGAGCAATATCGGATTCGAGCGTGCGCTCGCGCGGGTAGGATTGACGCTGATCCGCACGGCGGTTGGCGATCGCTACGTACTCGAACGCATGCAGGCCGGCGGTTTCGTGCTCGGCGGCGAGCAATCGGGACACGTGATCGACCTGCGCCGTAATACGACCGGCGACGGACCGATGACGGCGGTGACGCTCTTCGGTATTATGTGCGAGAAGAACGTGCGGTTGCACGATCTCGTGCGCGAGGTCGTCGTCGCACCGCAGGTCCTGGTCAACGTGCGTACGCCGCACAAGGGCGTGCTCGACGTGCAAGAGGTGCGTGAGGCAATCGTCCGGGCGGAAAGCGCGCTGGCCGGCACCGGCCGGCTCCTGATTCGGCCCTCCGGAACCGAGCCGTTGATCCGGGTCATGGCCGAGGGGGACGATCGCGAGACGATCGAGCGGATCGCCGGGGACTTGGCTCGGCGCATCGAGCAAGCTGCCGCCGTTTTGTAA
- a CDS encoding C40 family peptidase, whose amino-acid sequence MRQALAIGAFALLLTGSFATAGAATPGPAKTRAFDSAPTSPDVAEWTSHLIVVTKSEHGAKNAEFRSFAGGVLARTSRIATELTRSALKFLGVPYVFGGTTSSGFDCSGYVQHVFAMLGISLPRTADAQFDAGQRIVGGMRPGDLVFFQTYAPGASHVGIYLGHGKFVHAASEGVMVSSLHDAYWANRFIGAKRFISAKQKHLLATR is encoded by the coding sequence TTGCGTCAAGCGTTAGCTATCGGGGCTTTTGCCCTGTTGCTCACCGGGTCGTTTGCCACTGCTGGCGCCGCGACCCCAGGTCCCGCAAAAACCAGGGCCTTCGATTCGGCCCCAACCAGCCCCGACGTCGCGGAATGGACGTCCCACCTGATCGTCGTCACCAAGTCCGAGCACGGCGCCAAGAACGCCGAGTTTCGTTCCTTTGCGGGCGGCGTGCTGGCGCGGACCTCACGGATCGCGACCGAGCTCACCCGCAGCGCCCTGAAATTCCTCGGCGTCCCATACGTTTTCGGCGGCACGACCTCGAGCGGCTTCGATTGCTCCGGGTACGTGCAGCACGTCTTCGCGATGCTCGGGATCAGCCTGCCGCGAACCGCCGACGCGCAGTTCGACGCCGGGCAGCGCATCGTGGGCGGCATGCGGCCGGGCGATCTGGTGTTCTTTCAGACCTACGCCCCCGGCGCTTCGCACGTGGGCATTTATCTTGGCCACGGAAAGTTCGTCCACGCCGCGAGCGAAGGAGTGATGGTCTCGAGCCTGCACGACGCGTATTGGGCGAATCGGTTCATCGGCGCCAAGCGCTTCATCAGCGCGAAGCAAAAACATCTGCTCGCAACGAGATAA
- a CDS encoding type 1 glutamine amidotransferase domain-containing protein, with amino-acid sequence MPKILMIVTGHSRIDAEHPTGLWLEEYSIPWHAFREAGFEIVTATPHGGHAPIDPRSLEGADPNDLARKDLEQTVTLREAGDATDHDAVFIPGGHGTMFDLATFDPLKTLLSEFDAQGKIIAAVCHGPAAFVDAIRTGEAATLVAGKTITCFTDEEERAVKLDKVDYRSEPAIQGEHGQSRHRGVKNAGAVTG; translated from the coding sequence ATGCCGAAGATTCTCATGATTGTGACCGGGCACTCGCGCATCGATGCCGAGCACCCGACCGGGCTCTGGCTCGAGGAGTACAGCATCCCGTGGCACGCGTTTCGCGAGGCCGGCTTCGAGATCGTGACCGCGACGCCGCACGGCGGCCACGCACCGATCGATCCGCGCAGTCTCGAGGGCGCCGATCCGAACGATCTCGCGCGCAAGGACCTCGAGCAGACCGTAACCTTGCGCGAAGCGGGCGATGCAACCGACCACGACGCCGTCTTTATCCCCGGCGGACACGGTACGATGTTCGATCTTGCCACCTTCGATCCGCTGAAGACGTTGCTCAGCGAGTTCGACGCGCAGGGAAAGATCATCGCGGCGGTTTGCCATGGACCGGCGGCGTTCGTCGATGCGATTCGGACCGGTGAAGCGGCAACGCTCGTCGCCGGAAAGACGATCACGTGCTTCACCGACGAGGAAGAACGTGCCGTCAAACTCGATAAGGTGGATTACCGGTCAGAACCCGCAATCCAGGGCGAGCACGGCCAAAGCCGTCATCGAGGCGTTAAAAACGCGGGTGCGGTGACCGGCTAG
- a CDS encoding helix-turn-helix transcriptional regulator encodes MHVSERDVHAVSRIWSELADFPASDIDAALAHALRELTRTIGATNGFWVAARRDAEASRITDPRAWRIVATAQLDSSAERRGRVAEQAARFAAGDVDPQTQAILAHAGRTRAFLRPELVDDHEWENSWLYNEILRPLAVGDRLLGSHTIDTRHESYIGLERGINARPFGERERDVLNLFLLGAGAFHREAMRAFAPACSLTPREHEVLCLLLTGMAEREIAWQLSLTPRTTHQYVVAILRKFGLHGRVELMAHFLRAQ; translated from the coding sequence ATGCATGTGTCGGAGCGCGACGTGCACGCCGTCTCGCGGATCTGGAGCGAGCTCGCCGACTTTCCCGCATCCGACATCGATGCGGCACTAGCCCACGCGCTGCGGGAACTTACCCGGACGATCGGAGCGACCAACGGATTTTGGGTTGCGGCCCGACGGGACGCTGAAGCCTCGCGCATCACCGACCCGCGCGCGTGGCGTATCGTTGCGACCGCGCAACTCGATTCTTCCGCTGAGCGCCGCGGCCGTGTGGCCGAACAAGCCGCGCGCTTCGCGGCTGGAGACGTCGACCCGCAAACGCAAGCGATCCTTGCGCACGCCGGGCGCACTCGCGCTTTCCTGCGCCCCGAGCTCGTCGACGATCACGAGTGGGAAAACTCGTGGCTCTACAATGAAATTCTGCGTCCACTGGCCGTCGGCGACCGTCTCCTCGGCTCACACACGATCGATACGCGACACGAGTCGTACATCGGGCTCGAACGGGGCATCAACGCTCGACCCTTCGGTGAGCGTGAGCGCGATGTATTGAATCTTTTTCTCCTCGGCGCCGGCGCCTTTCATCGCGAGGCGATGCGGGCGTTCGCGCCCGCGTGTTCGCTTACGCCGCGCGAGCACGAGGTGCTGTGTCTTCTTCTCACCGGGATGGCCGAGCGTGAAATCGCGTGGCAGCTCTCGTTGACACCACGCACGACACATCAATACGTCGTCGCGATTTTACGAAAATTCGGCCTCCACGGCCGCGTCGAGCTCATGGCCCACTTCCTCCGCGCGCAATGA